The following are encoded together in the Flavobacterium sp. TR2 genome:
- a CDS encoding LacI family DNA-binding transcriptional regulator has product MSEKVTIYDIAEKLNITAATVSRALNNNPKIKEATRELVIRTAAEMNYKQNKLALALKSGRSNNIGVIVPRIDSNFFASVIRGIEEELYPHGYQVIICQTHESIKRENENLHTLVDAQVDGIMMSVTGISDENDSAFRNVLEKNVPLIFFDRSKHIDGVSSVTINDFKGGYLATKHLIDEGCRNIAHFSGDQSLDIFKNRFLGYKQALLDNGFTFNEDYVVFTKSSVDAGKEAVDKLLQLPTPPDAIFSSSDFAALGAIQELKERNISIPSEFCVAGFSNEPFTKFMELSITSVDQSPLEMGRMSARVFLEQVDKTDTIKIEKKVVLAPELHIRKSSTRTNF; this is encoded by the coding sequence ATGAGTGAAAAAGTAACTATTTACGATATTGCTGAAAAATTAAACATCACGGCTGCGACAGTTTCTAGAGCGTTAAACAACAATCCTAAAATAAAGGAAGCGACGCGCGAGTTGGTTATAAGGACTGCTGCTGAAATGAACTATAAGCAAAATAAATTGGCGCTTGCTTTGAAGAGTGGCCGAAGTAATAATATCGGAGTTATTGTGCCGCGTATTGACAGTAACTTTTTCGCCTCAGTCATTCGAGGAATTGAAGAAGAGCTTTATCCTCACGGTTATCAGGTTATTATCTGCCAAACTCACGAAAGCATTAAAAGAGAAAACGAAAATCTTCACACGCTTGTAGATGCACAAGTTGACGGCATTATGATGTCTGTAACGGGTATCTCAGATGAGAACGACAGCGCTTTCAGAAATGTACTGGAGAAAAATGTACCGCTGATCTTTTTTGATAGAAGCAAACACATTGATGGCGTAAGTTCTGTCACTATCAATGACTTTAAAGGCGGTTATTTAGCTACAAAACATTTAATAGATGAAGGCTGCAGAAATATTGCTCATTTCTCTGGAGACCAATCGTTAGACATCTTCAAAAACAGGTTTTTAGGATACAAACAGGCGTTATTAGACAACGGATTTACTTTTAACGAAGATTATGTTGTTTTTACCAAAAGTAGCGTAGACGCTGGTAAAGAAGCAGTTGACAAACTTTTGCAATTGCCAACTCCTCCAGACGCTATTTTTTCTTCGAGTGATTTTGCTGCATTGGGCGCAATACAAGAATTAAAAGAAAGAAATATCAGCATTCCGAGTGAGTTTTGTGTCGCGGGTTTCAGTAACGAGCCTTTTACTAAATTCATGGAATTATCTATTACATCTGTAGACCAGTCACCGCTTGAAATGGGAAGAATGTCTGCACGTGTTTTCTTAGAACAGGTTGACAAAACAGATACGATTAAAATTGAAAAAAAGGTCGTGCTTGCACCAGAATTGCATATTCGTAAATCTTCTACGAGAACAAATTTTTAA
- a CDS encoding TonB-dependent receptor: MSIKQLSKKKDKYFVFFFFLNFLLCSSIYAQTTTIEGKITDATGMSLPGVNINEKGTKNGTSTDFEGSFKINVSNSKAVLIISYLGFQTQEVSVAGKTKINVSLAEQSNALTEVVVVGYGSVKKTDLTGSVSTISAATITERNTTSPLEAIQGSTPGVQISSASGRAGDGYKVVIRGNNSLVGSSPLYIVDGVPVDNIDFLNPQDISRMDVLKDASSAAIYGSRGASGVIIVTTKSGANVKSGINVTFDTSYGNKTAARMPKMMNGEEWWKFHQVAYMSATPLTQTPAQLAALAGNQSPLLVSRANSGYNFDWTDAVLKPGMTQNNYLNVTGRSDSGLSYNLGFGVQSDEGLIENDSTDKYSFKLGLNHKINDKFTTGANITIARIDTQLGSDLAMQDAFRLSPLMSPWAVDAQGNEKVGTLFFLPGKLTYPDGSWAINKTSTVNPLMEIANSSQTEKTWQTVGNVFFQYQPLKWLSFKTTFAGGIENTVTSAAYTAQTNAGVTLNGKNSASIKNFNNFNYTWDNQIDLKHTFKEVHDFSVLLLQSLYSNVDETSYLYSNNQPFDVGSNNMGSGVQTSYNISSGYQKNTLSSYAVRLNYTFKDKYLLTASTRWDGSSVLSEGNKWQSFPSVALGWKISKESFLANSSVVSDLKLRASLGYTGNDNVAPYTSQALLNQQTFYANGANVVAGWQSENLANQNLTWEKTRELNFGLDYGFLNNRITGTVDVYDRLSDKLIYKQQLPSETGWKNTYANVGSVSNKGVEVLLTTKNIKSKNVNWETTFTFTKNVNKLESIYNQDQVSDIGNKLILGSELNPNYNYVYDGVWQESEAAQAASYGMAPGQARPKDLNNDGKFNQDDRTVIGNANPDWQGSLYSKLTVGNFDFNFSVLTSQGQTVLSTFHQNFADVSDRGRQKLAMDYFIPTNGTGIAANANNEHPRPGPVATGAGAYWTSLFGYYRDVSYVKIKNISLGYTLDSELLKRLKISNLRIYVNVLDPFVFTDFDGYDPEWAGAAFGVNRPASVTTQLGLSVKF; encoded by the coding sequence ATGAGTATTAAACAATTATCTAAGAAAAAAGATAAGTACTTTGTATTTTTCTTTTTCCTGAATTTTTTGCTGTGCAGTTCTATATACGCACAGACAACCACAATTGAAGGGAAGATTACCGATGCGACGGGTATGTCGCTGCCAGGGGTAAACATTAATGAAAAGGGAACTAAAAACGGAACTTCGACAGATTTTGAAGGAAGTTTTAAAATCAATGTATCAAACAGTAAAGCTGTTTTAATAATTAGCTATTTAGGATTCCAGACACAAGAAGTAAGTGTTGCAGGAAAAACCAAAATAAATGTAAGTTTAGCCGAACAGTCAAACGCATTGACAGAAGTTGTGGTAGTTGGATACGGTTCTGTAAAAAAGACAGACCTTACAGGATCTGTTAGTACAATCAGTGCGGCGACTATTACAGAAAGAAATACCACAAGTCCATTAGAGGCTATTCAAGGAAGCACGCCGGGAGTTCAGATTTCATCAGCATCAGGACGTGCGGGAGATGGGTACAAAGTAGTAATCAGAGGGAATAACTCCTTAGTTGGATCATCGCCATTATATATCGTAGATGGCGTGCCAGTTGATAATATTGACTTTTTGAACCCGCAGGATATTTCTAGAATGGACGTTTTAAAAGATGCTTCTTCGGCTGCAATTTATGGTTCTAGAGGAGCAAGCGGTGTTATTATCGTAACTACAAAAAGCGGCGCCAATGTAAAATCTGGAATCAATGTGACTTTTGATACTTCTTACGGTAATAAAACTGCCGCTAGAATGCCAAAAATGATGAACGGTGAAGAATGGTGGAAATTCCATCAGGTAGCGTACATGAGCGCAACACCGCTGACGCAAACGCCTGCACAATTAGCCGCTTTGGCAGGAAATCAGAGTCCGTTATTAGTTTCTCGCGCTAACAGCGGTTATAATTTTGACTGGACAGATGCTGTTCTTAAGCCTGGTATGACTCAAAATAATTATTTAAATGTTACAGGGCGTTCAGATTCTGGTTTGAGTTATAACTTAGGATTCGGTGTTCAGAGTGATGAAGGACTTATCGAAAATGATTCGACTGATAAGTACTCTTTTAAACTTGGGTTAAACCACAAAATCAACGATAAATTTACAACTGGCGCCAACATTACTATTGCTCGCATTGATACGCAATTAGGAAGTGATTTGGCCATGCAGGATGCTTTCAGACTAAGTCCGCTGATGTCTCCTTGGGCGGTTGACGCACAAGGAAATGAAAAAGTGGGAACGCTATTTTTCCTTCCGGGGAAATTAACGTATCCTGACGGTTCATGGGCAATTAATAAAACAAGTACAGTAAATCCTTTGATGGAAATTGCCAATTCTTCTCAGACAGAAAAAACATGGCAAACCGTTGGAAATGTTTTCTTCCAATACCAGCCTTTAAAATGGCTTTCGTTTAAAACAACATTTGCAGGAGGTATAGAAAATACAGTTACCAGTGCGGCTTATACTGCACAAACAAATGCGGGTGTAACCTTAAACGGAAAAAACTCAGCATCAATAAAAAACTTCAACAACTTTAATTACACTTGGGATAACCAGATCGACTTAAAACACACGTTTAAAGAAGTACACGATTTTAGCGTTTTATTATTGCAGAGTTTGTATTCAAATGTTGATGAAACATCTTATTTATATTCTAACAATCAGCCTTTTGACGTTGGATCTAATAATATGGGATCTGGAGTTCAGACAAGTTATAACATAAGTTCAGGCTATCAAAAGAATACATTAAGTTCTTATGCAGTTCGTTTAAATTATACTTTTAAAGACAAATACTTATTGACGGCTTCTACAAGATGGGATGGTTCTTCTGTTTTATCTGAAGGCAATAAATGGCAAAGTTTCCCTTCTGTAGCTTTAGGATGGAAAATTAGCAAAGAATCTTTCTTAGCAAACAGCTCAGTTGTTTCTGATTTAAAACTTCGTGCGAGTTTAGGGTATACAGGAAACGATAACGTTGCACCTTATACTTCTCAAGCTTTATTAAACCAGCAGACTTTTTACGCCAATGGAGCTAATGTAGTTGCGGGATGGCAGTCTGAAAATTTAGCAAATCAAAATTTGACTTGGGAAAAAACACGTGAGCTAAACTTTGGTCTTGACTACGGATTTTTGAACAACAGAATTACAGGTACAGTAGACGTTTACGACAGACTATCAGATAAACTGATTTACAAACAGCAATTGCCATCAGAAACAGGCTGGAAAAACACTTATGCCAACGTTGGTTCTGTTAGCAACAAAGGAGTTGAAGTATTATTGACTACTAAAAACATTAAAAGTAAAAATGTAAACTGGGAAACCACTTTTACATTTACTAAAAACGTAAACAAATTAGAGTCAATTTACAATCAGGATCAAGTAAGTGATATTGGTAACAAATTAATCTTAGGGTCTGAATTAAATCCAAACTACAACTACGTTTATGATGGCGTTTGGCAAGAAAGCGAAGCGGCACAGGCAGCATCTTACGGAATGGCTCCCGGACAAGCTAGGCCAAAAGATTTGAATAATGATGGGAAATTCAACCAAGATGATAGAACCGTAATCGGAAATGCAAATCCAGATTGGCAGGGAAGTTTATATTCTAAATTAACTGTTGGCAATTTCGATTTCAATTTTTCGGTATTAACAAGCCAAGGGCAAACGGTTTTGAGCACATTCCACCAAAACTTTGCCGATGTGAGCGATAGAGGACGTCAGAAATTGGCAATGGATTACTTTATTCCAACAAACGGAACGGGAATTGCGGCTAACGCAAACAACGAACACCCAAGACCAGGACCTGTAGCGACTGGTGCTGGAGCATATTGGACTTCTTTATTTGGGTATTACAGAGACGTATCTTACGTGAAAATTAAAAATATATCTTTAGGATACACATTGGATTCTGAATTATTGAAAAGACTTAAAATCAGTAATTTGAGGATTTATGTGAATGTTTTAGACCCATTTGTATTTACAGACTTTGACGGATACGATCCTGAATGGGCCGGTGCTGCTTTCGGAGTAAATCGTCCAGCCTCTGTGACGACACAATTGGGATTAAGTGTTAAATTTTAA
- a CDS encoding bifunctional 4-hydroxy-2-oxoglutarate aldolase/2-dehydro-3-deoxy-phosphogluconate aldolase, with amino-acid sequence MAKYSRIEVAQTMKENGMVPLFFHSDIELSKKVLKACYDGGSRLMEFTSRGDFAHEVFGALNKYALAELPGMILGVGSITDAASASLYMSLGANFIVTPVFREDIAIACNRRKVLWSPGCGTLTEIAKAEELGCEIVKLFPADTYGPDFIKAIKGPCPWTNIMPTGGVYPTKESLSSWLNAGATCVGLGSQLISKEILDQKDFDGLTAKVKQVLDIIKDIRK; translated from the coding sequence ATGGCAAAATATTCAAGAATTGAAGTAGCTCAGACCATGAAAGAAAACGGTATGGTTCCGTTGTTTTTTCATTCTGATATTGAACTAAGTAAAAAAGTTTTAAAAGCGTGTTACGATGGAGGTTCCAGATTAATGGAATTTACAAGCAGAGGCGATTTTGCTCATGAAGTTTTTGGAGCATTAAATAAATACGCTTTGGCAGAGCTTCCGGGAATGATTTTAGGAGTGGGTTCTATTACAGATGCAGCTTCGGCTTCTTTGTACATGAGTTTAGGGGCAAATTTTATTGTAACACCAGTATTTAGAGAAGATATAGCTATAGCCTGTAATCGAAGAAAAGTACTTTGGTCGCCAGGCTGCGGCACGTTGACAGAAATAGCAAAAGCAGAAGAATTAGGATGTGAAATCGTAAAACTATTTCCAGCCGACACTTACGGACCAGACTTTATTAAAGCTATAAAAGGCCCGTGTCCTTGGACGAATATTATGCCTACAGGAGGCGTTTATCCAACAAAAGAAAGTTTGTCTTCATGGCTGAACGCCGGTGCAACTTGTGTTGGATTGGGTTCGCAATTAATTTCAAAAGAGATATTAGACCAGAAAGACTTCGATGGGCTAACTGCAAAAGTGAAACAGGTTCTTGACATTATAAAAGATATTAGAAAATAG
- a CDS encoding sugar kinase: MSRVVAFGEIMLRLSTERHLRFSQSTAFGATYGGGEFNVCVSLANYGVNAEFVTRLPENEIGFSALKEIRKMNVESKNIVYGGERLGIYFLETGAGTRGSNVVYDRAHSAMSTIQKGQVDWENVLEGAEWFHWSGITPAISESAAEACLEAIKVAHKKGTKISCDLNYRSKLWQYGKTPSEVMPEMLKYSNVILGDIDTAYFMLGIPKVNPNYQDEKSLPAVYDKLFELIPSLKIAATTLRYSVSASHQRIGGILYDGKAIYSAAVKEVTPVVDRVGSGDAFMGGLIYGLLEYNNNQRALDFAVAACCLKHTIAGDYNLVTLKEVENMIDGDGSALVSR, translated from the coding sequence ATGAGTAGAGTAGTTGCATTTGGAGAAATCATGCTGCGTTTATCGACAGAAAGACATTTGCGTTTTTCGCAATCTACAGCATTTGGTGCTACGTATGGTGGCGGAGAGTTTAATGTATGTGTTTCTTTGGCTAATTATGGTGTAAATGCTGAATTTGTTACCAGACTGCCTGAAAATGAAATTGGTTTTTCTGCATTAAAAGAAATCAGAAAAATGAATGTAGAATCTAAAAACATTGTTTACGGAGGAGAACGTTTAGGAATCTATTTTCTAGAAACAGGAGCAGGAACCCGCGGCAGCAATGTTGTTTATGATCGTGCTCACAGCGCCATGTCGACAATACAAAAAGGGCAGGTTGATTGGGAAAACGTGTTGGAAGGTGCAGAATGGTTTCATTGGAGCGGCATTACGCCAGCGATTTCAGAAAGTGCAGCAGAAGCTTGTCTAGAAGCAATTAAAGTCGCTCATAAAAAAGGAACTAAAATTTCTTGCGATTTAAACTACAGATCAAAACTTTGGCAGTACGGAAAAACTCCAAGCGAGGTTATGCCAGAAATGCTAAAATACAGCAATGTGATTTTAGGAGATATCGATACGGCGTATTTCATGCTTGGAATTCCTAAAGTAAATCCGAATTATCAGGATGAGAAATCGCTTCCGGCAGTGTACGATAAATTGTTTGAATTGATTCCGAGCCTAAAAATCGCTGCAACAACGCTTCGTTATTCTGTTAGCGCTTCGCACCAGAGAATTGGTGGAATTTTGTACGACGGAAAAGCAATTTATAGCGCCGCAGTTAAAGAAGTTACGCCAGTTGTAGACCGCGTAGGAAGTGGAGATGCCTTTATGGGCGGATTAATTTACGGTTTGTTGGAGTATAATAATAACCAGAGAGCGCTAGATTTTGCAGTAGCGGCTTGCTGTTTGAAACATACAATTGCTGGAGATTATAACTTGGTTACCTTAAAGGAAGTTGAAAATATGATTGATGGCGATGGTTCTGCATTAGTATCAAGATAA
- a CDS encoding tagaturonate reductase, with product MKKLNRINTGLEKLQPIKVVQFGEGNFLRAFVDYAFDKLNKEVDFNAGIAVVQPLKDGMVNMINDQDGLYTLFMNGIKKGEKIQDIVLINNIVKTINPYTEFANYLALAKEEELQFIVSNTTEAGIEFIESDTPDMQPPVSFPAKLTVLLYERFKHFNGDASKGVTIIPCELIDYNSETLKKYILQYVDLWKLEDAFKTWVSDACTYHSTLVDRIVPGYPRAEIEEYNNKLDYEDNLIVAAEPFFLWAIEGGDDLKAKLPFHKTDLNVKIVDDIRPFKMIKVRILNGAHTAMVPFSLLHGNKLVMETVDGDFTGKFVNSVISEISETLDMDKNEITAYSEEVMDRFKNPFIKHALADIALNSVSKFKVRVLPSLLGYYNANKKLPVNLTFSLASLIRFYKGTWNGQSLPVKDGEDITAFFNGLWKSDDYEKIARLTLQNKGFWDQDLTEIPGLTRAITIALEEIDSNGIEAGFAKFQERIK from the coding sequence ATGAAAAAATTAAATAGAATAAATACAGGATTAGAAAAGTTACAGCCAATTAAGGTAGTTCAGTTTGGAGAAGGTAACTTTTTAAGAGCCTTTGTTGATTATGCTTTTGATAAACTAAATAAAGAAGTCGATTTTAATGCCGGTATTGCAGTAGTCCAACCATTGAAAGACGGTATGGTAAATATGATTAATGATCAGGACGGTCTTTATACCTTGTTTATGAACGGAATTAAAAAAGGTGAAAAGATACAAGATATTGTCTTAATTAATAACATTGTAAAAACGATAAACCCATATACTGAATTTGCAAATTATTTGGCTTTAGCTAAAGAAGAAGAACTTCAGTTTATTGTTTCTAATACTACAGAAGCTGGAATTGAATTTATTGAAAGCGATACTCCAGATATGCAGCCACCAGTGTCATTTCCTGCAAAATTGACGGTTTTGTTATATGAAAGATTTAAGCATTTTAATGGAGACGCTTCTAAAGGAGTTACAATAATTCCGTGTGAATTAATTGATTATAACTCTGAAACGCTTAAAAAATATATTTTGCAATATGTTGATTTATGGAAATTAGAGGATGCATTTAAAACTTGGGTATCAGATGCTTGTACATATCATAGTACTTTGGTTGACAGAATTGTCCCTGGATATCCAAGAGCTGAAATTGAAGAATACAATAATAAATTAGATTATGAGGACAACTTAATTGTTGCGGCTGAACCTTTTTTCCTTTGGGCAATTGAAGGTGGGGATGATCTAAAAGCAAAATTGCCTTTCCATAAAACAGATTTGAATGTAAAAATCGTTGATGATATACGTCCTTTTAAAATGATTAAAGTTCGTATTTTAAACGGTGCGCATACGGCAATGGTTCCTTTTTCACTTTTGCATGGTAATAAATTAGTAATGGAAACTGTTGACGGAGATTTTACAGGGAAATTTGTAAATAGCGTTATTAGTGAAATTAGTGAAACTCTTGATATGGACAAAAATGAAATTACGGCCTATTCTGAGGAAGTAATGGACCGATTTAAAAATCCATTTATTAAACACGCACTTGCTGATATTGCATTAAATTCTGTATCGAAATTCAAAGTAAGAGTTTTGCCTAGTTTATTAGGATATTATAATGCTAACAAAAAATTGCCTGTTAATTTGACTTTTTCATTAGCGAGCTTAATTCGTTTCTACAAAGGAACTTGGAACGGTCAAAGCTTACCGGTTAAAGATGGTGAAGATATTACCGCATTCTTTAACGGACTTTGGAAGTCTGATGATTATGAAAAAATTGCTCGTTTGACATTGCAAAACAAAGGTTTCTGGGACCAAGATCTAACTGAAATTCCAGGTTTAACAAGAGCAATTACGATTGCTTTGGAAGAAATAGATTCAAACGGAATTGAAGCTGGTTTTGCTAAGTTTCAAGAAAGAATAAAATAA
- a CDS encoding UxaA family hydrolase, with the protein MATQKKLIKVHPTDNVAVALVDLTAGEVIDFEGQSITVESDVKMKHKIAMVPFNVGDRIIMYGVLVGKASAKIEKGGLLSTANVKHESDKVTGKTETIGWTAPNVDKWKDRTWQGYHREDGQVGTENVWLFFPLVFCENRNIEILKDIFEKELMKPKENDYQLLLRSLVKSETGGAGNQEASNDANLFNNIEVKFITHQGGCGGIRQDSHSLAKLLAGYVNNPNVAGATVLSLGCQNLQISIFKEALDAINPNSKKPVLIYDQQSIGTIETMLSSVVKDTFEAIKKANEIKREPAPLSKLRIGLECGGSDGFSGISANPTLGVLSDHLVALGGTTILSEFPELCGVEQELVNRCIDDKDGKRFLDLMQWYEKTVVDAGSGFDMNPSPGNIKDGLITDAMKSAGAAKKGGTSPITGVFDYGEYINEPGFTLLCTPGNDVECTTAMVGSGANMVLFTTGLGTPTGNPIAPVVKISSNTQLANKMSDIIDIDTGGIITGEKSIDEMADEMLEFIIDVASGNIKTKAAILNQNDFIPWKRGVSL; encoded by the coding sequence ATGGCAACGCAGAAAAAATTAATAAAAGTTCACCCAACCGACAATGTTGCGGTTGCTTTGGTGGATCTTACTGCAGGCGAAGTGATTGATTTTGAAGGACAATCAATTACCGTAGAGTCTGATGTAAAAATGAAACATAAGATTGCAATGGTTCCTTTTAATGTAGGGGACAGAATCATTATGTATGGTGTTTTGGTCGGTAAAGCAAGTGCTAAAATTGAAAAGGGCGGACTGCTTTCTACTGCTAACGTAAAACATGAAAGTGATAAAGTTACAGGCAAAACAGAAACAATTGGCTGGACAGCTCCTAATGTTGATAAATGGAAAGACAGAACGTGGCAGGGCTATCACAGAGAAGATGGACAGGTGGGTACAGAAAATGTATGGCTGTTTTTTCCATTAGTTTTTTGTGAAAACAGAAACATCGAGATCTTAAAAGATATTTTTGAAAAAGAATTGATGAAGCCAAAGGAGAACGATTATCAGTTATTGTTGCGTTCTTTAGTGAAATCAGAAACTGGCGGAGCAGGAAATCAAGAAGCTTCAAATGATGCTAACTTGTTTAATAATATCGAAGTTAAATTCATCACACACCAAGGCGGCTGCGGCGGAATTCGTCAAGATTCGCACAGTTTAGCTAAACTTTTGGCGGGGTATGTTAACAACCCAAACGTGGCTGGAGCAACTGTTTTGAGTTTGGGATGCCAGAATCTTCAGATTTCAATTTTCAAAGAAGCTTTAGATGCGATTAATCCAAACAGTAAAAAACCTGTTTTAATTTACGATCAGCAATCTATCGGGACTATCGAAACGATGTTGAGCAGTGTGGTAAAAGATACTTTCGAAGCAATCAAAAAAGCAAACGAAATTAAGAGAGAACCAGCTCCATTGTCTAAATTAAGAATTGGATTAGAATGTGGCGGATCTGACGGATTCTCTGGAATTTCTGCTAATCCGACATTGGGAGTATTATCTGATCATTTAGTGGCTTTAGGAGGTACTACAATTCTTTCTGAATTTCCTGAATTATGTGGAGTAGAGCAGGAATTAGTAAATCGTTGTATAGATGATAAAGATGGAAAGCGTTTCTTAGATTTAATGCAATGGTACGAAAAAACAGTTGTTGATGCAGGTTCAGGATTTGATATGAATCCTTCTCCAGGAAATATCAAAGACGGTTTGATTACAGATGCTATGAAATCGGCTGGTGCTGCTAAAAAAGGCGGAACATCGCCAATTACGGGGGTTTTCGATTATGGAGAATACATTAACGAACCAGGCTTTACGTTGTTATGTACGCCAGGAAATGACGTAGAATGCACAACGGCAATGGTGGGCTCTGGTGCAAATATGGTATTGTTTACAACAGGTTTGGGAACTCCAACAGGAAACCCTATTGCTCCGGTTGTAAAAATTTCATCAAACACGCAGTTAGCAAACAAAATGTCTGACATTATAGATATTGATACTGGTGGAATTATCACTGGAGAAAAATCAATTGACGAAATGGCTGACGAAATGTTAGAATTTATTATTGATGTTGCCAGCGGTAATATTAAAACAAAAGCGGCTATTTTAAATCAGAACGATTTTATTCCTTGGAAAAGAGGAGTTTCATTGTAG
- a CDS encoding glycoside hydrolase family 28 protein, translating to MITNKIVATKKILFLAVLGLLMPSCARHSSAISSENPWQKMDLVVKSIPQTHFSDKIYNINDFGAVADGKTLNTSAFQKAIQECAANGGGKVLVPNGKYLTGAIHLESNVNLHLEDHAEILFSLNPKDYPIVHTSWEGTELMNYSPLIYAKNKTNIAVTGKGTLNGQADSTNWWIWSGGKNYGWKKGIPSQNDPTNREVLVDMAEKGVPVSERVFGDGRYLRPNFIEFFECNTALVKDVKIINSPFWILHPIKTNNMIIDGVTINSHGPNNDGCDPEYSQNIVIRNCTFNTGDDCIAIKAGRDGDGRRVAIPSKNIIVQNCKMIDGHGGVVIGSEISAGVNNVFVENCVMDSPNLDRAIRIKTNSKRGGIIENVYVRNLEVGTVKECVLKLNMFYNVYGSQTGNFIPTIRNVSLENVTVKNGGKYSVWAEGYNESPVENITLKNVKIEKVDSLYLLKNVKNINFINTYINEKKVESITN from the coding sequence ATGATTACAAATAAGATAGTCGCAACAAAAAAGATTCTTTTTCTAGCCGTTTTAGGGCTTTTAATGCCATCATGTGCAAGACATTCTTCAGCTATTTCTTCAGAAAATCCATGGCAAAAAATGGATTTGGTAGTTAAAAGCATACCTCAAACACATTTCTCAGATAAAATTTACAATATCAATGATTTTGGCGCTGTTGCTGACGGAAAAACGTTAAACACTTCCGCTTTCCAAAAGGCGATACAAGAATGTGCTGCAAATGGAGGCGGGAAAGTTTTAGTTCCAAACGGAAAATATTTGACAGGAGCCATTCATTTAGAAAGCAATGTGAATCTGCATTTGGAAGATCATGCTGAGATTCTTTTTAGTTTAAATCCGAAAGACTATCCTATTGTGCATACTTCTTGGGAAGGAACAGAACTAATGAATTATTCTCCTCTTATTTACGCAAAAAACAAAACCAACATTGCAGTTACAGGAAAAGGAACGCTAAACGGTCAGGCTGACAGCACAAATTGGTGGATTTGGTCTGGAGGAAAAAATTACGGTTGGAAAAAAGGAATTCCGTCTCAGAATGACCCGACAAACCGTGAAGTTTTGGTTGATATGGCAGAAAAAGGAGTACCGGTATCAGAAAGAGTTTTTGGCGACGGACGTTACTTAAGGCCAAACTTTATTGAGTTTTTTGAATGCAATACTGCTTTGGTAAAAGACGTAAAAATCATCAATTCTCCGTTTTGGATTTTGCATCCTATAAAAACAAACAACATGATTATTGACGGGGTGACGATTAACAGTCACGGCCCGAACAATGATGGCTGCGATCCTGAATATTCTCAAAACATTGTCATTAGAAACTGCACGTTCAATACAGGCGACGACTGCATTGCCATTAAAGCAGGACGCGACGGAGACGGAAGAAGAGTTGCCATACCAAGTAAAAATATAATTGTGCAAAACTGCAAAATGATTGATGGGCATGGCGGTGTTGTAATTGGAAGCGAAATTTCTGCAGGAGTAAATAATGTTTTTGTAGAAAATTGCGTGATGGATAGTCCCAATTTGGATCGTGCTATTCGTATCAAAACCAATTCGAAAAGAGGTGGAATCATTGAAAATGTCTACGTCCGAAACCTTGAAGTGGGAACCGTAAAAGAATGTGTCCTCAAATTGAATATGTTTTACAATGTGTACGGATCGCAGACAGGAAATTTTATCCCGACCATCAGAAATGTAAGTTTAGAAAATGTGACTGTCAAAAACGGCGGAAAATACAGCGTTTGGGCAGAAGGCTATAACGAATCGCCTGTCGAGAATATTACGTTGAAAAATGTAAAAATTGAAAAGGTCGACTCGCTCTATTTATTAAAAAACGTAAAAAACATAAATTTTATAAATACCTACATCAATGAAAAAAAAGTAGAATCTATTACTAACTAA